The segment GAATCAGCATAAAGTTATATTTAAGAGATCCTTCGTTTTAATCAGGGTGACAGGTTTTGTAAGCTTTATATACCTAATTTCTTTCCCAGTAAACTCTTGTGAAAATGTTCCCATCAGACCATTTTATTGATAGATCCCCTTTATAAGCCTGGAAAAGGGCCTTGCCAAATCTGTATGCTAATTTGTCGTTTGTGGTGTACACAATTATCATATCATCTTTTTCTTCAATTTTTCCTATTCTTGGTAAGGCAGTTTTAGTGCGTTGTTTCTGCTCTTCATTTTTTAGCAGATTTATTATTTCATCTTTGTGTTTTTTGGCAAATTCACCTTTTATACAAAGTATACCTTCAAAATATCCATCTTTTATTTTCTTGCAGGCGGGGCAGAGGATTGGATTTTTCATCTCTTCTGGTTTGGCTTTTAATTTCCAATGTTTGTCTACATATGTGATGTTACACTGGGTACAGTATGAGTAGTTTGGGAACTCAGTTCTGTATGGATCATTGTGGAAGTCGAAGAACTTGATATAAGGAAGAGACTTGAACTTTTGTAGTTTCATATGCTACCTCCTTGCATCTATTTTTGTGAATAAATACTTCTAATGTAGATTATATGTTATGAGAATCCAAATTCAAGTATATTTTTTAAAAATTTAGACCACTTATCAGGTTTGTAAATTTTTGTT is part of the Calditerrivibrio nitroreducens DSM 19672 genome and harbors:
- a CDS encoding BCAM0308 family protein, which gives rise to MKLQKFKSLPYIKFFDFHNDPYRTEFPNYSYCTQCNITYVDKHWKLKAKPEEMKNPILCPACKKIKDGYFEGILCIKGEFAKKHKDEIINLLKNEEQKQRTKTALPRIGKIEEKDDMIIVYTTNDKLAYRFGKALFQAYKGDLSIKWSDGNIFTRVYWERN